The following are encoded in a window of Kitasatospora sp. NBC_01250 genomic DNA:
- a CDS encoding DUF6296 family protein, which produces MPHERYELTFRHTPAVGRPDTPDVVVVQRQDATGPGGHPLYRDRSGILCVEISDRGEARMLSTGVHQLPLRPTSVRRRG; this is translated from the coding sequence ATGCCCCACGAGCGTTACGAGCTGACCTTCCGCCACACTCCCGCTGTCGGTCGTCCGGACACCCCCGACGTGGTCGTGGTGCAGCGCCAGGACGCCACCGGCCCGGGCGGCCACCCGCTCTACCGTGACCGCAGCGGCATCCTCTGCGTGGAGATCAGCGATCGGGGCGAGGCCCGGATGCTCAGCACCGGCGTGCACCAGCTGCCGCTGCGCCCCACCTCCGTCCGCCGCCGCGGATAG
- a CDS encoding (5-formylfuran-3-yl)methyl phosphate synthase: protein MLLLISPDSVEEARDCAKAAEHLDIVDVKKPDEGSLGANFPWVIREIREVVPADKPVSATVGDVPFKPGTVAQAALGAAVSGATYIKVGLYGCTTPDQAVEVMRGVVRAVKEYRADAFVVASGYADAHRIGCINPLALPDIARRSGSDAAMLDTAVKDGSRLFDHVPPEVCAEFVRLAHEAELLAALAGSVKAADLGALTRIGTDIVGVRGAVCEGGDRTTGRIQPHLVAAFRAEMDRHAREHAAAATTAS from the coding sequence TTGCTGCTTCTCATATCCCCGGACAGCGTCGAGGAGGCCCGCGACTGCGCGAAGGCGGCGGAGCACCTCGACATCGTCGATGTCAAGAAGCCCGACGAGGGCTCGCTCGGCGCGAACTTCCCGTGGGTCATCAGGGAGATCCGCGAGGTGGTCCCGGCGGACAAGCCGGTGTCCGCCACCGTGGGGGACGTGCCGTTCAAGCCCGGCACGGTGGCCCAGGCGGCGCTCGGCGCGGCCGTCTCCGGGGCCACGTACATCAAGGTCGGCCTCTACGGGTGCACGACGCCCGACCAGGCCGTCGAGGTCATGCGCGGGGTCGTCCGGGCCGTGAAGGAGTACCGGGCGGACGCGTTCGTCGTCGCCTCGGGCTATGCCGACGCCCACCGGATCGGCTGCATCAACCCGCTCGCCCTGCCCGACATCGCCCGCCGCTCCGGCAGCGACGCCGCGATGCTCGACACCGCGGTCAAGGACGGCAGCCGGCTCTTCGACCACGTGCCGCCCGAGGTCTGTGCGGAGTTCGTCCGGCTGGCCCACGAGGCCGAGCTGCTCGCCGCCCTCGCGGGCAGCGTCAAGGCGGCCGACCTCGGCGCGCTGACCCGTATCGGCACGGACATCGTGGGGGTGCGCGGGGCGGTCTGCGAGGGGGGCGACCGGACCACCGGACGGATCCAGCCGCACCTGGTGGCCGCCTTCCGCGCGGAGATGGACCGCCACGCCCGGGAGCACGCGGCCGCTGCCACCACCGCGAGTTGA
- a CDS encoding NAD(P)-dependent alcohol dehydrogenase — MRFGAAVLRSYESPFTVEQVVLHEGPAEGEVLVRIAGCGMCRTDLAVRRSAGRSPLPAVLGHEGSGVVVETGGAATGLSTGDHVVLSFDSCGHCRSCLAAAPAYCDEFASLNLFGGRKPLGGKERAARFTDAAGGELAPRWFGQSSFAEYAVVAARNAVRVDRALPLELLGPLGCGFLTGAGAVLNSFAVGPGDTLAVFGAGAVGLAAVMAATAAGAVTVAVDRYTERLALAERFGAIPLRTAASADLPDRIRRLTDGGAQYALDTTASVPLINAALRSLRPSGHLGLVARLHAALPLEPGTLDRGRRISHICEGDAVPGLLIPRLAGLWQAGRFPFDQLIRSYPLAAVNEAERDCDAGRVVKPVLVPPGWDG, encoded by the coding sequence ATGAGGTTCGGCGCAGCGGTCCTGCGCTCGTACGAGAGCCCGTTCACCGTCGAGCAGGTGGTCCTGCACGAGGGGCCGGCCGAGGGCGAGGTACTGGTCAGGATCGCGGGCTGCGGCATGTGCCGGACCGATCTCGCGGTCCGGCGCTCCGCGGGGCGCTCACCGCTGCCGGCGGTGCTGGGCCACGAGGGGTCCGGGGTGGTGGTGGAGACGGGCGGTGCGGCCACCGGCCTGAGCACCGGCGACCATGTCGTGCTGAGCTTCGACTCCTGCGGACACTGCCGCAGCTGCCTGGCCGCGGCCCCCGCCTACTGCGACGAGTTCGCCTCGCTCAACCTCTTCGGCGGGCGCAAGCCCCTGGGCGGCAAGGAGCGTGCGGCGCGGTTCACCGACGCGGCCGGGGGCGAGCTGGCTCCCCGGTGGTTCGGCCAGTCCTCGTTCGCCGAGTACGCGGTGGTTGCGGCCCGCAACGCCGTCCGGGTGGACCGCGCGCTGCCCCTCGAACTGCTCGGACCGCTCGGCTGCGGCTTCCTCACGGGTGCCGGAGCGGTCCTCAACTCCTTCGCCGTCGGCCCCGGCGACACCCTCGCGGTCTTCGGTGCGGGAGCGGTGGGCCTGGCCGCGGTGATGGCGGCCACCGCGGCCGGGGCGGTGACGGTGGCCGTCGACCGGTACACCGAACGGCTGGCCCTGGCCGAGCGGTTCGGGGCGATCCCGCTGCGCACCGCCGCCTCGGCCGACCTGCCCGACCGGATCCGGCGGCTGACCGACGGCGGCGCGCAGTACGCGCTGGACACCACGGCCTCGGTCCCGCTGATCAACGCCGCGCTCCGCTCACTGCGCCCGAGCGGCCACCTCGGCCTGGTGGCCCGGTTGCACGCCGCGCTGCCGCTCGAACCGGGGACCCTGGACCGGGGCCGGCGGATCTCGCACATCTGCGAGGGCGACGCGGTGCCCGGGCTGCTGATCCCACGCCTCGCCGGGCTCTGGCAGGCCGGGCGGTTCCCCTTCGACCAGCTGATCCGCAGCTACCCGCTCGCCGCCGTCAACGAGGCCGAACGCGACTGCGACGCGGGGCGCGTGGTGAAGCCCGTCCTGGTCCCGCCGGGGTGGGACGGCTGA
- a CDS encoding mechanosensitive ion channel family protein, with protein sequence MTSWSLLRTVAVAACAMLVAFAINQAVVTVARRVASQRPESTPLSLLRRCRRPFILTIGTSLMLAGAGWAGLAPAPQDAARHLLVLLCLGSCAWLAARLVALLIDTSVRFSVRRQSASQVRRARTQASMLRRVSQAAIAVIALGAMLMTFPAVRTLGTSLLASAGLIGVIAGVAAQSTLGNVFAGIQMAFGDMVRIGDTVVVAGEWGTVEEITLTYVVVATWDQRRIVMPASYFAGRPFENWTRSDSRITGTALLHLDHSTPVDALRAEFEALLAKTDLWDGEGSALQVVDSTPSTIVVRALMTARDAGDAFELRCLVREKLIAYLRQEHPHALPRLALARAEHVAGADMADADAAGLETADTPGRENRGNGRAKAG encoded by the coding sequence GTGACTTCATGGAGCCTGTTGCGGACGGTCGCGGTGGCGGCCTGCGCGATGCTCGTGGCATTCGCCATCAACCAGGCTGTGGTGACGGTCGCCCGCCGTGTGGCCTCACAGCGCCCCGAGAGCACCCCGCTGTCCCTGCTGCGCCGGTGCCGCAGGCCCTTCATCCTCACCATCGGCACCAGCCTGATGCTGGCGGGCGCGGGCTGGGCCGGCCTTGCCCCGGCGCCGCAGGACGCGGCCCGCCACCTGCTCGTGCTGCTCTGCCTCGGGTCGTGCGCCTGGCTGGCGGCGCGCCTGGTCGCCTTGCTGATCGACACCAGCGTGCGGTTCTCGGTGCGCCGGCAGAGCGCGAGCCAGGTGCGCCGGGCCCGTACCCAGGCGAGCATGCTGCGCCGGGTCAGTCAGGCGGCCATCGCCGTGATCGCACTGGGCGCCATGCTGATGACGTTTCCCGCCGTGCGGACCCTGGGCACCAGCCTGCTGGCCTCGGCCGGTCTGATCGGGGTGATCGCCGGTGTTGCCGCGCAGAGCACGCTCGGCAACGTCTTCGCCGGCATCCAGATGGCCTTCGGCGACATGGTGCGGATAGGCGACACGGTCGTCGTCGCCGGTGAATGGGGCACCGTGGAGGAGATCACCCTCACCTACGTCGTCGTGGCGACCTGGGACCAGCGGCGGATCGTCATGCCGGCCTCGTACTTCGCGGGGCGTCCGTTCGAGAACTGGACCCGCAGCGACAGCCGGATCACCGGCACGGCCCTGCTCCACCTCGACCACAGCACACCGGTGGACGCCCTGCGCGCCGAGTTCGAGGCGCTGCTGGCCAAGACCGACCTCTGGGACGGCGAGGGCAGCGCACTGCAGGTCGTGGATTCCACCCCGTCCACGATCGTGGTCCGGGCGCTGATGACCGCCCGCGACGCCGGCGACGCCTTCGAACTGCGCTGCCTGGTCAGGGAGAAGCTGATCGCCTACCTGCGCCAGGAGCACCCCCACGCCCTGCCCCGCCTTGCCCTGGCGCGCGCCGAGCACGTGGCCGGCGCGGACATGGCCGACGCGGACGCAGCGGGCCTGGAGACGGCCGACACGCCCGGCCGGGAGAACCGGGGGAATGGACGCGCGAAAGCCGGGTAG
- a CDS encoding SMI1/KNR4 family protein — MAEETIRSFERQHGVRLPGSYRAFVKEVADGGAGPDHGVLGLDEQVDEEDALHQLREEDRHAGFLAAPFPHTDAWPGPGREGSVEYSVQGSLVLGEQGCGTFSRLVVTGRNAGQVWTDDPVWGGLTPGPDFRAWYTAGLAVG; from the coding sequence TTGGCGGAGGAGACGATCCGGTCCTTCGAGCGGCAGCACGGTGTCCGGCTCCCGGGCTCCTACCGCGCGTTCGTCAAGGAGGTCGCCGACGGCGGAGCGGGCCCGGACCACGGGGTGTTGGGCCTCGACGAGCAGGTGGACGAGGAGGACGCCCTGCACCAGCTTCGCGAAGAGGACCGCCATGCGGGCTTCCTGGCCGCGCCGTTCCCGCACACCGACGCGTGGCCGGGGCCGGGCCGGGAGGGCAGCGTCGAGTACTCGGTGCAGGGGAGCCTGGTGCTCGGGGAGCAGGGCTGTGGCACGTTCTCCCGGCTGGTCGTGACGGGGAGGAACGCCGGCCAGGTGTGGACCGACGACCCCGTCTGGGGCGGCCTGACGCCGGGGCCGGACTTCCGTGCCTGGTACACGGCTGGGCTGGCCGTCGGCTGA
- a CDS encoding carboxylate-amine ligase, producing MAVRDESVLAGPPTVGVEEEYLLLDPASGLPMPMVEAVRAAAGLHPAVEHAELQHELLQAQIEVATPVCRELAEVGGHLLRLRHALAAAAEGSGCRLAACGTGPYAPAAPPAITDAPRYHSISRQVSRLADEALINGMHVHVGIPDQECGVALLNRMRPWLPILTALSANSPVWHGSDTGFASWRTVVFGRWPISGIPPVFAGAQDYEDRIQHLLDAELIRDRGQLYWQARLSARFPTIELRAMDVQLRADEAVMLAGVVRALAVTLMRERSAVPASPQWPPEGLAGAGWHAARHGMDGQLHDPRTGLARPAGAIVEDMIDYLAPALAEAGDTREVVPLLERHLREGNGAERQRRSLAQTGRQGLITMIAAETSAS from the coding sequence ATGGCTGTCCGTGATGAGTCCGTACTGGCCGGCCCGCCGACGGTGGGGGTGGAGGAGGAGTACCTGCTCCTGGATCCGGCCAGCGGGCTGCCGATGCCGATGGTGGAGGCGGTGCGTGCGGCGGCCGGCCTGCACCCCGCCGTGGAGCACGCAGAACTCCAGCACGAGTTGCTCCAGGCACAGATCGAGGTGGCCACCCCGGTCTGCCGGGAGCTCGCCGAGGTCGGTGGTCACCTGCTGCGCCTGCGGCACGCGCTGGCGGCCGCCGCCGAGGGCTCGGGATGCCGGCTGGCGGCGTGCGGCACCGGCCCGTACGCGCCGGCCGCTCCCCCGGCGATCACCGACGCGCCGCGCTACCACTCGATCAGCCGGCAGGTCTCGCGGCTGGCCGACGAGGCGCTGATCAACGGCATGCACGTGCATGTGGGGATTCCCGACCAGGAGTGCGGCGTCGCGCTGCTCAACCGCATGCGACCGTGGCTGCCGATCCTCACCGCGCTGTCCGCGAACTCACCGGTGTGGCACGGCAGCGACACCGGGTTCGCCAGCTGGCGCACGGTGGTGTTCGGCCGCTGGCCGATCAGCGGGATTCCCCCGGTGTTCGCCGGGGCCCAGGACTACGAGGACCGCATCCAGCATCTGCTGGACGCCGAACTGATCCGTGACCGTGGCCAGTTGTACTGGCAGGCCCGGCTCTCGGCGCGCTTTCCCACCATCGAGCTGCGGGCGATGGACGTGCAGTTGCGCGCCGACGAGGCGGTGATGCTGGCCGGGGTGGTCCGGGCACTGGCCGTGACGCTGATGCGCGAGCGGTCCGCCGTGCCCGCATCGCCCCAGTGGCCGCCGGAGGGCCTGGCGGGTGCGGGCTGGCACGCCGCCCGGCACGGCATGGACGGCCAGTTGCACGACCCGCGCACCGGGCTGGCCCGGCCGGCCGGTGCGATCGTCGAGGACATGATCGACTACCTCGCGCCCGCGCTGGCCGAGGCCGGTGACACCCGCGAGGTCGTTCCGCTGCTGGAGCGCCACCTGCGCGAGGGCAACGGGGCCGAACGCCAGCGCCGCAGCCTGGCGCAGACCGGGCGCCAAGGGCTGATCACGATGATCGCGGCCGAGACCTCGGCCTCCTGA
- a CDS encoding WhiB family transcriptional regulator translates to MSDVSRLPGAFEHYWQWQLHAACRSADSGLFFHPPGERNPAHDDRDAAAKAVCAGCPVREACLDHALRTRETYGVWGGLSAEERASALRTRRRGVTHRRHVAA, encoded by the coding sequence ATGTCCGACGTGTCACGGCTACCTGGTGCCTTCGAGCACTACTGGCAGTGGCAGTTGCACGCTGCCTGTCGTTCGGCGGACAGCGGCCTGTTCTTCCACCCGCCCGGCGAACGCAACCCCGCCCACGACGACCGCGACGCCGCCGCCAAGGCGGTCTGTGCGGGCTGTCCGGTCCGCGAGGCCTGCCTGGACCACGCGCTGCGCACCCGGGAGACCTACGGCGTCTGGGGCGGCCTGAGCGCGGAGGAGCGGGCCTCCGCACTGCGCACCCGCCGACGCGGTGTGACCCATCGCCGCCACGTCGCGGCCTGA
- a CDS encoding class I SAM-dependent methyltransferase has product MVGTAQQNTGMEGVDGGVGVTALLVAAARAIETHRHDTLAQDTYAEHFVRAAPASASWPVRLQQAPDGDANPLWGRFARYFGLRTRVLDDFLLRSVHAGARQVVLLGAGLDTRAFRLDWPPDRVVFEVDREGVLAFKHQVLDGLSATPKAARVPVPADLRADWVAALTGAGFDPAAPSVWLAEGLLFYLPNAVETQLIDTVDQLSAPGSALAYEVKLEKDLMVHRDSTLYTATRQQIGIDLLDLFVGEPRPDSAGRLAGKGWSTSVRTPFDFTREHGRGPLPEQNDALAGNRWVFANKP; this is encoded by the coding sequence ATGGTCGGCACGGCGCAGCAGAACACCGGCATGGAAGGGGTGGACGGGGGCGTCGGCGTGACGGCGCTGCTGGTCGCCGCGGCACGCGCGATCGAGACCCACCGCCACGACACGCTGGCCCAGGACACCTATGCGGAGCACTTCGTGCGCGCCGCCCCGGCCTCCGCGAGCTGGCCGGTGCGCCTGCAGCAGGCGCCGGACGGGGACGCGAACCCGTTGTGGGGGCGATTCGCCCGGTACTTCGGTCTGCGGACCAGGGTCCTGGACGACTTCCTCCTCCGCTCCGTGCACGCGGGGGCCCGTCAAGTGGTCCTGCTCGGCGCCGGGTTGGACACCCGGGCGTTCCGGCTCGACTGGCCGCCGGACCGCGTGGTCTTCGAGGTCGACCGGGAGGGCGTACTGGCCTTCAAGCACCAGGTGCTGGACGGCCTGTCGGCCACCCCGAAGGCGGCCCGGGTGCCGGTCCCGGCCGACCTGCGGGCCGACTGGGTCGCGGCCCTGACCGGGGCCGGCTTCGACCCGGCCGCACCGAGCGTCTGGCTGGCCGAGGGGCTGCTCTTCTACCTGCCCAATGCCGTAGAGACCCAGCTCATCGACACGGTGGACCAGTTGAGCGCGCCAGGAAGCGCCCTGGCCTACGAGGTCAAGCTGGAGAAGGACCTGATGGTCCACCGCGACAGCACGCTCTACACCGCGACGAGGCAGCAGATCGGCATCGACCTGCTCGACCTCTTCGTCGGCGAGCCGCGGCCCGACTCCGCAGGCCGGCTGGCCGGCAAGGGCTGGTCCACCTCGGTCCGCACCCCCTTCGACTTCACCCGCGAGCACGGACGCGGCCCGCTGCCCGAACAGAACGACGCACTGGCCGGCAACCGCTGGGTGTTCGCGAACAAGCCGTAG
- a CDS encoding ADP-ribosylglycohydrolase family protein, with translation MTSRRQARASLDGLVMGDAFGDSWFLRSDEDAEALLAGRGLRPGPWLWTDDSAMACVLFAHLTAHGEVRPGALAAEFAAEYDREPGRKYGPSMHGVLRRISAGEDWQVVTETQFGGQGSYGNGAAMRVAPLGAWFRDDLVAAGAQARLSALSTHAHPEAVAGAVAVAIAAALAAAGADQGVPLRAEFLREVAAHLPDSDVRSGLLVAAGFPEHTSVRHAASVLGSGTLISAPDTVPFALWCAAGQLDDLSEALWQTVAGWGDRDTTCAIVGGVVAARTGTAGLPVAWFDARECVPAWSGWVSP, from the coding sequence ATGACCAGCCGGCGGCAGGCCCGAGCCAGTCTGGACGGCCTTGTGATGGGCGATGCCTTCGGGGACAGCTGGTTCCTTCGCTCGGACGAGGACGCCGAGGCGCTGTTGGCCGGTCGGGGGCTGCGCCCGGGGCCGTGGTTGTGGACGGACGACTCCGCGATGGCCTGCGTGCTGTTCGCCCATCTGACGGCTCACGGGGAGGTCCGCCCGGGCGCTCTGGCAGCGGAGTTCGCCGCCGAGTACGACCGGGAGCCTGGGCGCAAGTACGGTCCGTCGATGCACGGTGTGCTGCGGCGCATCAGCGCGGGCGAGGACTGGCAGGTGGTGACGGAGACGCAGTTCGGCGGACAGGGTTCCTACGGCAACGGGGCCGCGATGCGGGTCGCGCCGCTGGGAGCCTGGTTCCGGGACGATCTGGTGGCCGCCGGTGCCCAGGCCCGGCTGTCCGCGCTGAGCACGCACGCGCACCCGGAGGCGGTCGCGGGCGCGGTTGCCGTGGCGATCGCGGCGGCGCTGGCCGCCGCCGGTGCGGACCAGGGTGTGCCGCTGCGTGCCGAGTTCCTGCGGGAGGTCGCCGCGCACCTGCCGGACAGCGACGTGCGCTCCGGGCTGCTGGTGGCCGCGGGCTTCCCCGAGCACACCTCGGTGCGGCATGCGGCCTCCGTGCTGGGGTCGGGGACGCTGATCTCGGCGCCGGACACGGTGCCGTTCGCGCTGTGGTGCGCCGCCGGGCAGTTGGACGACCTGTCCGAGGCGCTGTGGCAGACGGTCGCCGGGTGGGGTGACCGTGACACCACCTGCGCGATCGTGGGAGGCGTGGTGGCGGCCCGGACCGGGACCGCTGGGCTGCCCGTGGCCTGGTTCGACGCCCGCGAGTGCGTCCCGGCCTGGAGCGGCTGGGTCTCGCCCTGA
- a CDS encoding aldehyde dehydrogenase family protein has translation MPTPQPRPTNTTRGGHFAVVDPATGEVFDEAPDQQPEELDAVVGRAQEAWHHWRADPAARTRALLTAADAVEAAGADLAPLLTREQGKPLAESRAEIARSAARLRYFAGLHAGPQPIADGRPVRSELRWRALGPVAAIVPWNFPLQLASAKFAPALAAGNTVVLKPSPFTPLATRLLGSVLAAALPEGVLTVVTGREPLGARLAAHPGIRHVTFTGSVPTGRAVAQGAAASLARVTLELGGNDAAILLEDVAVERIADRLFWAAFRNCGQVCMAVKRVYVPARLHAQVVEALAQRAKAVVVGAGLDPGTQLGPVNNAPQLARVERWTAQALAAGARAVAGGHRLDRPGYFFAPTILADVPPDSPVVTQEQFGPVLPVLPYRNLDEAVAAANGTGFGLGGSVWGTDLDRAEAVADRLECGTAWINHHAELSLAQPFAGIKESGVGVAGGPWGLYGNLRPFVVHRPEPGPEEECGR, from the coding sequence ATGCCGACACCGCAGCCCCGGCCCACGAACACCACCCGCGGCGGGCACTTCGCCGTCGTCGATCCGGCCACCGGCGAGGTCTTCGACGAGGCCCCCGACCAGCAACCGGAGGAGCTGGACGCCGTCGTCGGCCGGGCCCAGGAGGCCTGGCACCACTGGCGCGCCGATCCCGCCGCCCGCACCCGCGCGCTGCTCACGGCAGCCGACGCCGTCGAGGCGGCCGGGGCCGACCTCGCTCCCCTGCTCACCCGGGAACAGGGCAAGCCCCTGGCCGAGTCCCGCGCGGAGATCGCCCGCAGCGCGGCCCGCCTGCGCTACTTCGCCGGCCTGCACGCCGGGCCCCAGCCGATCGCGGACGGCCGACCGGTGCGCAGCGAGCTCCGCTGGCGAGCGCTGGGGCCGGTCGCCGCGATCGTCCCGTGGAACTTCCCCCTGCAGCTCGCCTCGGCGAAGTTCGCGCCCGCGCTCGCCGCCGGCAACACGGTGGTGCTCAAGCCCTCGCCGTTCACGCCGCTGGCCACCCGGCTGCTGGGGTCCGTCCTCGCCGCCGCGCTCCCCGAGGGCGTCCTGACCGTCGTCACCGGTCGCGAACCCCTCGGCGCCCGCCTGGCCGCCCACCCGGGGATCCGTCATGTGACCTTCACCGGCTCGGTGCCCACCGGGCGGGCCGTCGCGCAGGGCGCGGCGGCCTCGCTCGCCCGGGTCACCCTGGAGCTGGGCGGCAACGACGCTGCGATCCTGCTGGAGGACGTGGCGGTGGAGCGGATCGCGGACCGGCTCTTCTGGGCGGCGTTCCGCAACTGCGGGCAGGTGTGCATGGCCGTCAAGCGCGTCTACGTCCCGGCCCGGCTCCACGCGCAGGTGGTCGAGGCCCTCGCGCAGCGGGCGAAGGCCGTCGTCGTCGGCGCCGGGCTCGACCCGGGCACGCAGCTGGGGCCGGTCAACAACGCCCCCCAACTCGCGCGGGTCGAGCGGTGGACGGCCCAGGCGCTGGCCGCCGGTGCCCGAGCCGTGGCCGGCGGCCACCGGCTGGACCGCCCCGGCTACTTCTTCGCCCCCACGATCCTGGCCGATGTCCCGCCCGACAGCCCGGTGGTGACGCAGGAGCAGTTCGGCCCGGTGCTCCCGGTGCTGCCGTACCGCAACCTCGACGAGGCGGTCGCGGCGGCCAACGGCACCGGTTTCGGGCTGGGCGGCTCGGTGTGGGGAACGGACCTCGACCGGGCCGAGGCGGTGGCCGACCGGCTGGAGTGCGGGACGGCGTGGATCAACCACCACGCCGAACTCTCCCTCGCCCAGCCCTTCGCGGGCATCAAGGAGAGCGGGGTCGGCGTGGCGGGCGGGCCGTGGGGGCTCTACGGGAACCTCAGGCCGTTCGTCGTGCACCGCCCGGAGCCGGGCCCCGAGGAGGAGTGCGGAAGGTGA
- a CDS encoding SRPBCC family protein, whose amino-acid sequence MALFVLTRRSALPPAACLDRLTDWPRHGERVPFTRVSTARGSGRQPGDTVLARTSLGPFVFDDLMEIVELTVPTAGSDGLCRLAKRGRPVRGWAELRVRAGGGAAGGAAGGSVVSWTEEIVLPWLPGFLDPVLACAGRLVFGRVLDRLLS is encoded by the coding sequence GTGGCCCTGTTCGTCCTGACGCGCCGATCGGCGCTCCCCCCTGCCGCCTGCCTGGACCGGCTGACCGACTGGCCCCGGCACGGCGAGCGGGTGCCGTTCACCCGCGTCTCGACCGCGCGCGGCTCCGGCCGGCAGCCCGGGGACACCGTGCTGGCCAGGACCAGCCTCGGTCCCTTCGTCTTCGACGACCTCATGGAGATCGTCGAACTGACCGTCCCCACCGCCGGATCCGACGGGCTGTGCCGGCTCGCGAAGCGTGGCCGCCCGGTCCGCGGCTGGGCGGAGCTGCGGGTCCGCGCAGGGGGCGGTGCGGCGGGCGGTGCAGCGGGTGGGAGCGTGGTGAGCTGGACGGAGGAGATCGTCCTCCCGTGGCTTCCGGGGTTCCTCGATCCGGTGCTCGCGTGCGCCGGGCGGCTCGTGTTCGGCCGGGTCCTGGACCGCCTGCTGAGCTGA
- the cynR gene encoding transcriptional regulator CynR, which translates to MALELRHLRYLIAVAEHANFTRAAEDLRISQPTLSQQIKQLERTVGAQLLDRTGRTVRLTDAGETYVHYAHRALRDLAAAERAVLDVADLSRGHLRLALTPTFTAYLIGPLAAEFHTRHPGLTLDVREMTQDRIEADLLADDLDLGIAFDGPHLPGIAATALFTETLSLVTSADRPAAGTTGVQGTQGPLPVREIANRQLALLSGDFATRGHIDAYFAGHRVQPRITVEANSIQALTEIVQRTDLATVLPDAITHDHPHLSPLPLEPALPTRTVALLRRDNAYRSAAARAFTRLTADHIRDRGYAPPTARQAPGAHGAEGLLDPGE; encoded by the coding sequence ATGGCCCTGGAACTCCGTCACCTGCGCTACCTGATCGCCGTCGCCGAGCACGCGAACTTCACCCGCGCCGCCGAGGACCTGCGCATCTCCCAGCCCACCCTCTCCCAGCAGATCAAGCAGCTGGAGCGCACCGTCGGCGCCCAGCTGCTGGACCGCACCGGCCGCACCGTCCGCCTCACCGACGCCGGCGAGACCTACGTGCACTACGCCCACCGGGCGCTGCGCGACCTGGCCGCGGCCGAGCGCGCCGTCCTGGACGTCGCCGACCTCTCCCGCGGCCACCTGCGCCTCGCCCTCACCCCCACCTTCACCGCCTACCTGATCGGCCCCCTCGCCGCCGAGTTCCACACCCGCCACCCCGGCCTCACCCTGGACGTCAGGGAGATGACCCAGGACCGCATCGAGGCCGACCTGCTGGCCGACGACCTCGACCTCGGCATCGCCTTCGACGGCCCCCACCTGCCCGGGATCGCCGCCACCGCCCTGTTCACCGAGACCCTCAGTCTGGTCACGAGCGCCGACCGGCCCGCGGCGGGCACAACGGGCGTACAGGGCACGCAGGGGCCGCTACCCGTACGGGAGATCGCCAACCGTCAACTGGCGCTGCTGAGCGGAGACTTCGCCACCCGCGGCCACATCGACGCCTACTTCGCCGGCCATCGGGTGCAGCCGCGCATCACGGTGGAGGCCAACTCCATCCAGGCCCTGACCGAGATCGTCCAGCGCACCGACCTGGCCACCGTGCTGCCCGACGCCATCACCCACGACCACCCCCACCTCTCCCCCCTCCCCCTCGAACCCGCCCTCCCCACACGGACCGTGGCCCTGCTGCGGCGCGACAACGCCTACCGGAGCGCCGCCGCCCGGGCGTTCACCCGGCTCACCGCCGACCACATCCGCGACCGCGGCTACGCCCCGCCCACGGCGCGGCAGGCCCCCGGCGCGCACGGCGCCGAGGGCCTGCTCGATCCCGGTGAATGA
- a CDS encoding carbonic anhydrase, which produces MHKLTTTHPLTEGVARFRREAFPARAELFAELATTHRPSTLFISCSDARVVPELITGSEPGELFVIRTAGNLVPAYAPGPDGIAASIEYAVAVLGVTDIVVCGHSACGAMTALAESHDLGALPTIADWLHHADAALARTTTAGVDALVRSNVHAQLANLVTHPSVARALVQGTVTLHGWCYDIGSGAVEELDVADPFAAAA; this is translated from the coding sequence ATGCACAAGCTCACGACCACGCACCCGCTCACCGAGGGCGTCGCGCGGTTCCGGCGTGAGGCCTTCCCGGCCAGAGCGGAGCTCTTCGCCGAGCTGGCGACCACCCACCGGCCGTCGACGCTCTTCATCAGCTGTTCCGACGCCCGCGTGGTGCCGGAGCTGATCACCGGCAGCGAGCCGGGCGAGCTGTTCGTCATCCGTACCGCGGGGAACCTCGTCCCCGCCTACGCACCCGGCCCCGACGGCATCGCGGCCAGCATCGAGTACGCGGTCGCGGTGCTCGGCGTCACCGACATCGTCGTCTGCGGCCACTCCGCCTGCGGCGCGATGACCGCGCTGGCCGAGAGCCACGACCTGGGCGCCCTGCCGACCATCGCCGACTGGTTGCACCACGCGGACGCCGCGCTGGCCCGCACCACCACGGCCGGGGTCGACGCACTCGTGCGGAGCAACGTCCACGCCCAGCTGGCGAACCTGGTCACCCACCCGTCGGTGGCCCGCGCCCTGGTGCAGGGCACGGTCACGCTGCACGGCTGGTGCTACGACATCGGCAGCGGCGCCGTCGAGGAGCTCGATGTCGCGGACCCCTTCGCCGCCGCGGCCTGA